The Deltaproteobacteria bacterium genome includes a region encoding these proteins:
- a CDS encoding molybdopterin-dependent oxidoreductase yields MEEYTVIGKRVPRKDGREKVMGEARYAADYTMPGMLWCKIVRSPFAHAKILHIDISRAERLPGVKTVITGKDFGGWTWGFMANTRDESPLATDKVRYRYEAVAGVIAIDEETAEEACDLIRVDYEELRGVFDPEEAMKEGAPVIHDYRPNNISVESHWNFGDVEKAFQDSFLVREDRFETGKVIVGFLEPPASVAYFDPAGSITVWPAKQSPYFHYRHLAACFKLPLSKVRIIQPFIGGGFGGTKNDSLAGDFCAVLGSKLTGKPVKFVYSQEEVLNTCRRRHNMIVHNKMGMTRDGLLTAIHSRVVANGGAYTAISPLTMYLTGFATTIPYKLPAYKYDAWRVFTNNPISAAMRGHGITHTRFACELQMEMMAEELGIDLAEIRLRNAIANPKRGEVYQTINGVILKTCGIKEALEIAVQDPLWAEKDKTPKHQGPVSYGVGLSGTSYLGGARQLGHQSCGAVVRICEDGSVNLLTGATDCGQGSDTVLTMIVAEELGVRYEDVAIQRVDSAYTPVDPGSYGSRVTVLAGQATRKAALDAKKQLLEVGAKIWQVKPEEIEIRNAEVFLKSDSEKRMSFEKLVKIACYEGSGAVILGRGYSGYGIEPLDFNTGTGNGGTSYSFTAQTVRLGVDMETGKIDVTDFFIAHDCGRPLHPISVESQNEGGAVQGLGQAIYEGFVMDKGRTLNDTFLDYKMPRATDAPNIRIVDIITDDPDGPFGAKEASEGSHVSTPPAVLSALHDATGIWFKEQPVTPEKIVKALKEAGKWGK; encoded by the coding sequence AGCGGCTTCCGGGGGTGAAAACGGTAATAACCGGGAAAGATTTTGGGGGCTGGACCTGGGGGTTCATGGCCAATACCCGGGACGAATCGCCCCTGGCCACCGATAAGGTGCGCTACCGCTATGAGGCCGTGGCCGGGGTAATCGCCATTGACGAAGAGACAGCCGAAGAGGCCTGTGATCTGATCCGGGTCGACTACGAGGAACTGCGGGGGGTTTTTGACCCCGAAGAGGCCATGAAGGAAGGCGCACCGGTGATTCACGACTACCGTCCGAACAACATCAGCGTGGAATCGCACTGGAATTTCGGGGACGTGGAAAAGGCCTTTCAGGATTCCTTCCTGGTCCGGGAAGACCGGTTTGAGACCGGTAAAGTGATCGTAGGCTTTTTAGAGCCGCCGGCCTCGGTGGCCTACTTTGATCCGGCCGGTTCGATCACCGTCTGGCCGGCCAAACAGAGCCCCTACTTTCATTACCGTCATCTGGCGGCTTGTTTTAAACTGCCTCTCAGCAAGGTCCGCATCATACAGCCTTTCATCGGGGGAGGGTTTGGCGGAACGAAAAACGATTCCCTGGCCGGGGATTTTTGCGCCGTCCTGGGATCCAAGCTGACCGGGAAACCAGTCAAATTCGTTTACAGCCAGGAGGAAGTCCTCAACACCTGCCGGCGAAGGCATAACATGATCGTCCATAATAAAATGGGGATGACCCGGGACGGGTTGCTGACCGCCATCCACAGCCGGGTTGTGGCCAACGGTGGGGCCTACACGGCCATCAGCCCCCTGACCATGTACCTGACCGGATTTGCCACCACCATACCCTATAAGCTTCCGGCCTACAAGTATGACGCCTGGCGGGTTTTTACCAACAATCCCATCTCGGCGGCCATGCGCGGCCACGGCATCACTCACACCCGTTTTGCCTGTGAACTGCAGATGGAGATGATGGCCGAAGAACTGGGAATAGACCTAGCGGAGATTCGGTTACGAAATGCCATTGCGAACCCCAAACGGGGTGAGGTCTACCAGACCATCAACGGTGTGATCTTGAAGACCTGCGGGATCAAGGAGGCCCTCGAAATCGCCGTGCAGGACCCACTCTGGGCAGAAAAGGACAAGACGCCAAAGCATCAAGGCCCGGTCTCCTATGGTGTGGGCCTGTCCGGCACCTCCTACTTAGGGGGAGCCAGGCAGCTCGGCCACCAGTCTTGCGGGGCCGTGGTGCGGATCTGTGAAGACGGCTCAGTCAACCTCCTTACCGGAGCCACCGACTGCGGCCAGGGATCGGATACGGTGCTGACCATGATTGTGGCCGAGGAACTGGGGGTGCGCTATGAAGATGTGGCCATCCAACGGGTGGATTCGGCCTATACCCCGGTCGATCCCGGGAGCTATGGAAGCAGGGTTACGGTCCTGGCCGGACAGGCCACCCGCAAGGCCGCCCTGGACGCTAAAAAGCAATTACTGGAGGTCGGGGCAAAGATCTGGCAGGTAAAACCGGAAGAGATCGAAATTCGGAATGCCGAGGTTTTTCTTAAATCCGATTCGGAAAAGCGGATGTCCTTTGAAAAACTGGTCAAGATCGCCTGCTACGAAGGCTCCGGCGCGGTCATTCTTGGCCGGGGATACTCCGGGTATGGCATAGAACCACTCGATTTCAATACCGGCACAGGAAACGGTGGGACCTCTTACAGCTTCACGGCCCAGACGGTGCGCTTAGGGGTTGATATGGAAACAGGTAAGATAGATGTGACCGATTTCTTCATCGCCCACGACTGCGGCCGGCCCTTGCACCCCATCAGCGTCGAATCCCAAAACGAAGGCGGGGCCGTTCAAGGATTGGGCCAGGCCATCTATGAAGGGTTTGTCATGGATAAAGGCCGGACCCTGAACGATACCTTCCTTGATTATAAGATGCCCCGCGCCACCGATGCCCCCAACATCCGGATTGTCGATATCATCACCGATGACCCCGATGGTCCTTTCGGGGCCAAGGAGGCCTCCGAAGGCAGTCACGTAAGCACGCCCCCGGCCGTGCTCAGCGCCCTTCACGACGCCACCGGCATCTGGTTCAAGGAACAGCCGGTGACTCCGGAGAAGATTGTCAAGGCCTTGAAAGAGGCGGGAAAGTGGGGGAAGTGA